One Persicobacter psychrovividus DNA window includes the following coding sequences:
- a CDS encoding Crp/Fnr family transcriptional regulator, with product MIHTDFINILKKVKELDEAAYDSLISNFHHAHCNKGKHLLRSQNTCDAIFFIESGILREYTLANDKEYNIWFSFEGSIVCDLQSFTHGHRSKKNIQCLSAVRYRYIKRQDLVKLASQYHVIETFYRKMVEVYFIEVEDRLLRMQTLNAKSHYDYLLKHYPHFIKAISLTHLASFLGITKESLSRIRRQK from the coding sequence TTGATTCATACTGATTTTATAAACATCCTGAAAAAAGTTAAAGAATTGGATGAAGCGGCATATGATTCTTTAATTTCAAACTTTCATCATGCGCACTGCAACAAGGGCAAACACCTCCTTCGTTCGCAAAATACCTGCGATGCCATTTTTTTTATTGAGTCAGGAATACTCCGAGAATATACCCTGGCCAACGATAAAGAATATAATATTTGGTTCTCATTCGAAGGAAGCATCGTCTGTGATCTTCAAAGCTTTACCCATGGACATCGGTCAAAAAAAAATATCCAGTGTTTATCAGCAGTTCGTTATCGCTACATTAAGCGACAAGATCTTGTAAAACTGGCTTCACAATATCATGTTATTGAAACCTTTTACCGCAAGATGGTCGAAGTGTACTTTATTGAGGTGGAAGACCGATTGCTGAGAATGCAAACCCTCAACGCTAAATCACACTATGATTACCTGCTGAAGCATTACCCACACTTCATTAAAGCGATTTCATTAACTCACTTGGCCTCTTTCCTGGGGATCACCAAAGAATCACTAAGTAGAATTCGCCGACAAAAATAA
- a CDS encoding GNAT family N-acetyltransferase, producing MRLATRADKETVVNILKLAFNEYRQTHWALKAEENPKRLEYLFRYTFDENIEIGKIYLNAENSAVAIWNTNKKSPFNFRLLIAKLKLIFRMGLPVIFRLIELERLLYLKFPKKSDYDHLHMLGVIPTEQGKGHAKQLLLPILDKMATEGRPVYLETGAKKNVNIYNKLGFSVIHIQKYGDYDLHIMRKAPTQVPAELTK from the coding sequence ATGAGACTCGCAACAAGGGCAGACAAGGAAACTGTCGTAAACATCCTCAAGCTTGCATTTAATGAATACCGACAGACACACTGGGCACTGAAAGCGGAGGAAAACCCCAAACGACTGGAATACCTTTTCCGATATACTTTTGACGAAAATATTGAAATCGGTAAAATATACCTCAACGCTGAAAATAGCGCTGTTGCCATCTGGAATACCAACAAAAAAAGTCCTTTCAACTTCAGGCTGTTAATCGCAAAGTTAAAGCTGATTTTTCGCATGGGGCTTCCGGTGATCTTTCGGCTGATCGAGCTGGAGAGATTACTTTACCTCAAATTCCCAAAAAAATCAGATTACGACCACCTGCATATGCTTGGGGTGATTCCTACTGAACAGGGAAAGGGGCACGCAAAACAATTATTACTTCCCATACTTGATAAAATGGCGACTGAAGGGAGACCTGTTTACCTTGAAACTGGCGCTAAAAAGAATGTCAATATCTACAACAAGCTGGGCTTTTCGGTCATTCATATCCAAAAATATGGAGATTACGATCTGCACATCATGAGGAAAGCCCCAACACAAGTTCCCGCCGAATTAACAAAGTAA
- a CDS encoding low molecular weight protein-tyrosine-phosphatase, whose amino-acid sequence MTKILYVCLGNICRSPLAEAIMKKMISEAGLNDQFEVDSCGTSDYHIGELPDARTMDNARAQGVEIKHRGRQLMPRDFEYFDYLLVMDDQNFANAQRVQPAGSKGQLMKLRDFDTEDRGADVPDPYYGGPEGFQLVFDLLMRSNAHFLKYLQK is encoded by the coding sequence ATGACGAAGATACTTTATGTTTGTTTGGGCAATATTTGCCGCTCACCACTTGCAGAGGCGATCATGAAGAAAATGATCAGTGAAGCAGGGTTGAACGACCAGTTTGAAGTGGATTCTTGTGGAACTTCCGACTACCATATCGGCGAGTTACCCGACGCCCGCACAATGGACAATGCTCGTGCGCAAGGGGTGGAGATTAAGCACCGGGGGCGGCAGCTGATGCCCAGGGATTTTGAATATTTCGATTACCTGCTGGTGATGGATGATCAGAATTTCGCCAATGCTCAGCGGGTTCAGCCTGCAGGCAGTAAAGGGCAGCTGATGAAACTTCGGGATTTTGATACCGAGGATCGGGGGGCGGATGTTCCTGATCCTTACTATGGTGGCCCTGAGGGTTTTCAGTTGGTGTTTGACCTGCTGATGCGTTCCAATGCCCACTTTCTGAAATATCTTCAAAAATAA
- a CDS encoding RluA family pseudouridine synthase, with translation MKKIKFKDLIIFEDEDYIAINKPPYVATLEDRASYTNILMMAREYCETAQNCHRLDKETSGVLMIAKTPEAYRHLSIQFEKRKVKKIYHAIADGIHEFDEKVNTLPIYPGTKGIVKIDFDKGKPSRTVFTTLEAYKSHTLVEAVPHTGRMHQIRIHLSTLKAPIACDDTYGGAPLYLSALKRKFNLKRGTEEEALLKRFALHAYAIEFTNVKGDLQKIEAPYPKDFAVAVKQLAKHRY, from the coding sequence ATGAAAAAAATAAAATTTAAAGACCTCATTATCTTTGAGGATGAGGACTATATCGCAATCAATAAGCCACCTTATGTGGCAACGCTCGAAGATCGCGCATCTTACACCAATATCCTGATGATGGCGCGGGAGTATTGCGAAACTGCACAGAATTGCCACCGACTGGATAAAGAAACTTCAGGGGTGCTCATGATTGCCAAGACGCCTGAGGCTTATCGTCATTTGTCGATTCAGTTTGAAAAGCGCAAAGTAAAAAAAATCTACCATGCGATTGCCGACGGCATTCACGAATTTGATGAGAAGGTCAATACGCTGCCGATTTATCCAGGTACCAAAGGAATTGTAAAGATTGATTTTGACAAGGGTAAGCCGTCGCGTACGGTATTCACCACCCTTGAGGCTTATAAATCGCATACCCTTGTGGAGGCCGTACCGCACACTGGCCGAATGCACCAGATCCGTATTCACCTTTCTACACTGAAAGCGCCCATTGCTTGCGATGATACCTATGGTGGCGCCCCTTTATACCTTTCAGCCCTGAAAAGGAAATTCAACCTGAAAAGAGGAACGGAGGAGGAAGCTTTGCTGAAGCGCTTTGCTTTGCATGCCTATGCCATTGAGTTTACCAATGTAAAGGGGGATCTTCAGAAAATTGAGGCGCCTTATCCAAAAGATTTTGCTGTTGCGGTGAAGCAACTGGCTAAACACCGATATTGA
- a CDS encoding sensor histidine kinase, with translation MFFNSRSVGLVLGAIIAVVTTLFLSLVPGISDIALLVALGISFSCSYLLVMSTMEFLVFRELGKMYEVLDKLHADDFSLIEEQVGESTNPIKLANKKIMSYASAKRKEIADLKRMEVYRREFLADVSHELKTPIFAAQGFVHTLLDGALEDEVIAKRFLKKAAKSLDGLDNMVHNLLSISQLESGDAKLVVERYDLREQVEEIFDQLENKADKKYVSLGFSEDTAPEVLVYADRRRIGHVMTNLIVNAIKYQDNKAGLVEVSLKEEDGKILVKVTDNGFGIPEEDVKRIFERFYRVEKSRAKSKGGNGLGLAIVRHILQAHGTQCFVKSSVGLGSTFSFYLSTEYFEEHDVQTELDKEEQNI, from the coding sequence ATGTTTTTTAATTCACGTAGTGTCGGTTTAGTTCTTGGTGCCATTATCGCCGTCGTAACGACCCTTTTTCTTTCTTTGGTGCCTGGTATTTCGGATATCGCCCTGTTGGTAGCTTTGGGAATTTCCTTTTCCTGTTCCTATCTTTTGGTGATGTCAACCATGGAGTTTCTGGTATTTCGGGAGCTGGGAAAGATGTACGAGGTATTGGATAAGCTTCATGCAGATGATTTTTCCCTGATCGAAGAACAGGTGGGTGAATCGACCAACCCCATCAAGCTGGCCAACAAAAAAATCATGTCTTATGCTTCGGCTAAACGCAAGGAAATTGCGGATCTGAAGCGGATGGAAGTTTACCGTCGGGAGTTTTTGGCAGATGTATCCCATGAATTGAAAACCCCGATTTTTGCCGCACAGGGTTTTGTACATACGCTTTTGGATGGCGCACTGGAAGATGAGGTCATTGCCAAGCGATTCCTTAAAAAGGCCGCCAAAAGCCTTGATGGACTCGACAATATGGTGCACAACTTGCTGTCGATTTCGCAACTGGAGTCGGGGGATGCCAAGCTGGTGGTTGAGCGCTATGATTTACGCGAACAGGTTGAAGAAATCTTTGATCAGCTGGAGAATAAAGCCGATAAGAAATATGTCAGTTTAGGTTTTTCTGAAGATACCGCCCCTGAGGTGCTGGTGTATGCTGATCGCCGTAGGATTGGGCATGTGATGACCAACCTGATTGTGAATGCGATAAAATATCAGGACAACAAAGCGGGCTTGGTGGAAGTTTCCCTGAAGGAAGAAGACGGCAAGATTTTGGTGAAGGTAACAGACAATGGCTTTGGTATTCCTGAAGAGGATGTCAAGCGTATTTTTGAACGCTTCTATCGGGTAGAAAAAAGCCGCGCAAAATCCAAAGGAGGAAATGGGCTTGGCCTGGCGATTGTCCGTCATATTTTACAGGCACACGGAACACAATGTTTTGTGAAGTCTTCTGTGGGCTTGGGGTCAACGTTCAGCTTTTACCTTTCCACAGAATACTTTGAAGAGCACGATGTGCAAACAGAATTAGATAAGGAAGAACAGAATATATGA
- a CDS encoding response regulator transcription factor, translated as MAKTGYRVLVVDDESDIREILEYNLAKEGYEVETAKNGRKGIEKAKAFKPHLILLDIMMPDQDGVETCRQLRELPEFQSTYIVFLTARSEEYSEVAAFEAGADDYINKPIKPRALLSRMQAMFRRESKMTANADQIAIGGLLIDRDSYTVQVDQQDVSLPRKEFELLYFLATHPGKVFSRDELLRNIWGADVYVLARTVDVHVRKVREKIGDQYIVTVKGVGYKFEDIF; from the coding sequence ATGGCAAAAACAGGCTATCGTGTGTTGGTGGTTGATGATGAATCAGACATCCGCGAAATTTTGGAATATAACCTTGCGAAAGAAGGTTACGAAGTAGAGACGGCCAAAAATGGCAGGAAAGGGATCGAAAAAGCCAAAGCTTTCAAACCCCACTTAATTCTTCTGGATATCATGATGCCTGATCAGGACGGGGTCGAGACTTGCCGGCAGTTACGGGAATTGCCGGAGTTTCAGAGTACCTATATCGTCTTTCTTACCGCTCGCTCAGAAGAGTATTCCGAGGTTGCCGCTTTCGAGGCCGGAGCCGATGATTACATCAATAAGCCAATCAAACCGAGAGCGTTGCTCAGCAGAATGCAAGCCATGTTCCGCCGAGAAAGTAAGATGACCGCCAATGCGGATCAGATCGCTATTGGTGGTTTACTGATTGATCGGGACAGCTATACCGTGCAGGTGGATCAGCAGGATGTATCTTTGCCACGCAAAGAGTTTGAATTGCTTTATTTTCTGGCCACTCATCCCGGAAAAGTGTTTAGCCGTGATGAATTGCTGAGAAATATTTGGGGGGCTGATGTTTACGTTTTGGCACGTACAGTAGATGTACACGTGCGGAAGGTGCGGGAAAAAATCGGTGACCAGTATATTGTAACGGTCAAAGGTGTTGGCTATAAATTTGAAGATATCTTTTAA
- a CDS encoding DUF3108 domain-containing protein, whose amino-acid sequence MIAYLLTLLVLWMPSDHATAQHRVLNSRELHLTMPVAFDFGERMVYRVHYGIINAGEAEMRVGDQVEYVNGHPCYDVQVTGRTTGFWRKVVRIQDNWSSKIDTAKLQPVQFRMDIQEAGYRHKELLDFKSEMDTVVLSKLDRKTGELQGKEGFSIPDHVQDIVSGFYFLRNIDFSKIEKGTLMEFTGFFDKKVHHMKIRFDGRTTIKTDMGKRKALILVPVMPDNETFEKDSPITAYLSDDEHKIPLKVKAELLVGSAEVTIKKYYPGHKKAFKNP is encoded by the coding sequence ATGATAGCATATTTGTTGACTTTGTTGGTGTTATGGATGCCGTCTGATCATGCTACGGCACAACACAGGGTGCTTAATTCCAGGGAATTGCACCTGACGATGCCTGTGGCTTTTGATTTCGGGGAACGGATGGTCTATCGGGTGCATTATGGTATTATCAATGCCGGAGAAGCAGAAATGCGCGTGGGTGATCAGGTGGAGTATGTCAATGGGCACCCCTGCTATGATGTTCAGGTAACAGGACGCACGACGGGCTTCTGGCGCAAGGTGGTTCGTATTCAGGATAACTGGAGCTCGAAAATCGATACCGCAAAATTACAACCCGTACAATTTCGGATGGACATTCAGGAGGCGGGCTACCGACATAAGGAATTATTGGATTTTAAATCGGAGATGGATACTGTTGTGCTCTCCAAACTCGACCGGAAAACGGGGGAGTTGCAGGGCAAGGAGGGTTTTAGTATTCCTGACCATGTGCAGGATATTGTGAGTGGCTTTTATTTCCTCAGAAATATCGATTTCAGTAAAATAGAAAAAGGTACCCTGATGGAATTTACGGGTTTCTTTGATAAAAAAGTGCATCACATGAAAATCCGATTTGATGGAAGAACGACCATTAAGACGGATATGGGCAAGCGAAAAGCCCTGATTCTGGTGCCTGTCATGCCGGATAATGAAACCTTCGAGAAGGACAGCCCGATCACGGCCTACCTTTCAGACGATGAGCACAAGATTCCCCTGAAAGTAAAGGCAGAGCTGCTGGTGGGTTCTGCGGAGGTAACGATCAAAAAATATTATCCGGGACATAAAAAAGCCTTCAAGAATCCTTAA
- a CDS encoding aminopeptidase, translated as MKRNIFWVVMLVVVLAIWSYSDLISYGIMQGKGQLKVLVGARPITEFLQSADYPDSLKARLRLIQEVRNYGFDHLGIFKNDNYTKMYDQQGKPTLWVLSACKPYELSPREWRFPLIGSFPYKGFFELDKARAERRRLDSLGLDTNLRVVSAWSTLGWFSDPVMSNFLNNNEGQLTELILHELTHGTLFVKDSVTFNENLATFIGHQGAIRFLSEKYGNNSAPYRKYIAEWTDERKFSNYMLSAAHQLDSVYQQFPEQMPEQQRNALKQAMIQQIVDRMDTVSFSGASRFRTYFKKHLPNNAFFMSFVRYKEYFDVLEQELNAKYGGDVERMLEDYKQKYPSM; from the coding sequence ATGAAAAGGAATATTTTTTGGGTTGTAATGCTCGTAGTGGTCTTGGCTATTTGGAGTTACAGCGACTTGATCAGCTACGGTATTATGCAAGGGAAAGGTCAGTTGAAAGTACTTGTGGGTGCCCGGCCAATCACCGAATTCCTTCAGTCAGCGGATTACCCTGACAGTCTGAAGGCGCGTTTGCGACTCATTCAGGAGGTGCGCAATTATGGATTCGATCATCTCGGGATTTTTAAAAACGACAATTACACCAAGATGTATGATCAGCAGGGAAAACCAACACTGTGGGTTTTAAGTGCATGTAAGCCTTATGAATTATCGCCCCGTGAGTGGCGTTTTCCGCTTATTGGCAGTTTCCCCTATAAAGGATTTTTTGAATTGGACAAAGCCCGGGCTGAAAGGCGCAGGCTGGATTCTCTGGGGCTGGACACCAACCTGCGGGTGGTTTCGGCCTGGTCTACTTTAGGGTGGTTCAGTGATCCGGTGATGTCGAATTTTTTAAATAACAATGAAGGGCAGCTGACCGAGCTGATTTTGCATGAGCTGACCCACGGTACTTTGTTTGTCAAGGATAGTGTAACGTTCAACGAAAATTTGGCAACTTTCATCGGCCATCAAGGGGCGATCAGATTTTTGTCTGAAAAATATGGAAATAATTCAGCTCCCTACCGTAAATATATTGCAGAGTGGACCGATGAGCGCAAGTTCTCCAATTATATGCTGAGCGCGGCACATCAGCTTGATTCCGTCTATCAGCAATTTCCGGAACAGATGCCCGAGCAGCAGCGAAATGCGCTGAAGCAAGCCATGATCCAGCAAATTGTTGACCGAATGGATACGGTCAGTTTTAGTGGCGCAAGTCGTTTTCGTACCTATTTCAAAAAACACCTGCCCAATAACGCATTTTTTATGTCTTTCGTAAGATATAAAGAATACTTTGATGTTTTAGAGCAGGAGCTGAATGCCAAATATGGTGGTGATGTAGAGCGGATGCTGGAGGACTATAAGCAAAAATATCCATCGATGTAA
- the recA gene encoding recombinase RecA: protein MSDERAEKMKSLQVTLDKLDKAYGKGTVMKLSDERVSDVPAISTGSLGLDIALGIGGIPRGRIVEIYGPESSGKTTLSMHCIAEAQKAGGIAAFIDAEHAFDKLYAEKLGIDTENLLISQPDNGEQALEVAEHLIRSGAIDIICIDSVAALVPKGELEGDMGDSKMGLQARLMSQALRKLTGAINKTACTCIFINQLREKIGVMFGNPETTTGGNALKFYSSVRLDIRRIGQIKESADNITGNRTRVKVVKNKVAPPFKQVEFDIMYGEGVSKAGEILDLGVALEIVQKSGSWFSYEGNKLGQGRDAVKKIIKDNPELMEELEAKIRTQSGLGGEVEEISPETEA from the coding sequence ATGAGTGACGAAAGAGCCGAGAAAATGAAGTCGCTGCAGGTGACTTTAGACAAACTTGACAAAGCTTACGGAAAAGGTACTGTAATGAAACTCAGTGATGAGCGCGTTTCAGATGTACCTGCGATATCTACAGGATCCTTAGGGCTGGATATTGCCTTGGGTATTGGCGGGATTCCCCGTGGCCGTATCGTAGAGATCTACGGGCCTGAGTCGTCTGGTAAAACGACCCTTTCGATGCACTGTATTGCAGAGGCACAGAAAGCAGGTGGTATTGCCGCCTTTATTGATGCTGAACACGCCTTTGATAAATTATATGCAGAAAAATTAGGCATTGACACCGAGAACTTGCTGATCTCTCAGCCCGACAATGGTGAGCAGGCGCTTGAAGTTGCTGAGCATTTGATCCGTTCAGGAGCTATTGATATTATCTGTATTGACTCCGTAGCGGCACTGGTTCCTAAAGGGGAATTGGAAGGCGATATGGGAGACTCCAAAATGGGTCTTCAGGCACGTTTGATGTCACAGGCACTGCGTAAACTAACAGGTGCGATCAACAAAACTGCCTGTACCTGTATTTTCATTAACCAGTTGCGTGAAAAAATCGGGGTGATGTTCGGTAACCCGGAAACAACCACAGGTGGTAACGCCCTGAAATTCTACTCTTCTGTACGTCTGGATATCCGTCGTATTGGTCAGATCAAAGAATCTGCTGACAATATCACTGGTAACCGTACGCGTGTTAAGGTAGTGAAGAATAAAGTGGCACCTCCATTCAAGCAAGTAGAATTCGACATCATGTATGGTGAAGGAGTATCGAAAGCCGGGGAAATCCTCGATTTGGGTGTAGCCTTGGAGATTGTACAAAAATCAGGTTCTTGGTTCTCTTACGAGGGCAACAAATTAGGACAAGGCCGTGATGCCGTGAAGAAAATCATCAAAGACAATCCTGAATTGATGGAAGAACTGGAAGCAAAAATTCGCACGCAATCTGGTTTAGGTGGTGAGGTGGAAGAAATCTCTCCAGAAACTGAAGCATAA
- a CDS encoding ABC transporter permease: MKTLFLIWESFRSSLNALKSNLLRTILSLLGVTVGIFAIIGVFTLVDSLQNGIKKSLDFLGGDLIYVEKWPYGLGGDYPWWTYLNRPEASFAEFKTLEANLDNQSSIAISAVKDGVTFKKGSNSASGMVLLGVSYQYDQIMELNMQEGRYFTQVEADGGRNVTVIGHELSEQLFPQGDAVGSMVTLRGHRCKIIGVLRSEGENLFSFVDKDKACFVPFKFFTKLYFVGKNGVGPSIAIKGFDTDPGLMNLEGEVRGVMRRLRGLRPKDDDNFAINRPEAIAGAIDNIFAVLSLAGGVIGFFSILVGGFGIANIMFVSVKERTNLIGIQKALGAKRFYILFQFLFEAMLLSLAGGAVGLVLVFGLTFIPISGLELGLSFGNVMVGLVVSSIIGLLAGVIPAAIAAKMDPVQAIRQ; this comes from the coding sequence TTGAAAACGCTTTTTTTGATTTGGGAAAGTTTCAGATCTTCCCTAAATGCCTTAAAGTCCAATTTATTACGGACAATCTTATCACTTTTAGGGGTAACCGTAGGGATATTTGCCATCATAGGCGTGTTTACGCTGGTGGACTCGCTGCAAAATGGCATCAAAAAAAGTCTTGATTTTTTAGGGGGCGACCTCATTTATGTGGAAAAGTGGCCCTATGGTCTTGGTGGCGATTACCCTTGGTGGACTTACCTGAACCGACCAGAAGCTTCTTTTGCAGAGTTCAAAACACTTGAAGCCAACCTCGATAACCAGTCAAGTATTGCTATTTCGGCGGTAAAAGATGGGGTAACGTTTAAAAAAGGCAGCAACAGTGCGAGTGGAATGGTACTGCTTGGGGTTAGTTATCAGTATGATCAGATCATGGAGCTGAACATGCAAGAGGGGCGGTATTTTACCCAGGTGGAAGCCGACGGAGGGCGTAATGTAACGGTTATTGGTCATGAGTTATCGGAGCAACTTTTTCCGCAGGGAGATGCTGTGGGTTCTATGGTAACGCTTCGGGGCCATCGGTGTAAAATTATTGGCGTCCTGCGCTCAGAAGGGGAGAACTTGTTCAGTTTTGTGGATAAAGACAAAGCCTGCTTCGTTCCTTTTAAATTTTTCACCAAGCTGTACTTCGTGGGTAAAAACGGTGTGGGCCCATCGATTGCCATTAAGGGGTTTGATACAGACCCTGGGCTGATGAATCTTGAAGGAGAAGTGCGGGGAGTGATGCGTCGCTTACGGGGTTTGCGTCCAAAGGATGATGATAATTTCGCAATCAACAGGCCCGAAGCCATTGCGGGAGCGATTGATAATATCTTTGCCGTGTTGTCATTGGCTGGCGGGGTGATCGGCTTTTTCTCCATATTGGTTGGCGGCTTTGGTATTGCCAATATTATGTTTGTATCGGTAAAGGAGCGAACCAATTTAATCGGTATTCAGAAAGCCCTTGGCGCAAAGCGTTTCTATATTCTTTTTCAGTTTTTGTTTGAAGCCATGTTGCTGAGTCTTGCAGGTGGGGCGGTCGGGCTGGTGTTGGTGTTTGGGCTGACTTTTATACCGATATCAGGTTTGGAACTTGGGCTGTCGTTTGGGAATGTGATGGTCGGCTTGGTGGTATCATCCATTATCGGTTTATTGGCAGGGGTGATTCCGGCAGCCATTGCCGCAAAAATGGATCCCGTACAGGCGATCAGGCAATAG